One segment of Nostoc flagelliforme CCNUN1 DNA contains the following:
- a CDS encoding DUF1517 domain-containing protein, producing the protein MRDTFNKMIGRTRYVVLRLFLHLGGGEVAPILGVLNSAGRDAIDADGDLEVLGEGLVEISQTLLQYDEYWLSAANEGDVFFDEGEAGDYVNELFTDSAQRYLSEPSYSSDRSNEPLSIPVTQNVIVMITAAYEGEVPELETDLSNVQALKEGLKALINLHYKHRFKAIQVHFSPAQLGDELTSDQLLQYYPELIPL; encoded by the coding sequence ATGCGCGATACCTTTAATAAAATGATCGGTCGAACTCGTTATGTAGTCTTGCGCCTATTTCTGCACTTAGGGGGAGGCGAGGTAGCACCAATTTTGGGAGTATTAAATAGTGCTGGACGAGATGCGATCGATGCCGATGGCGATTTAGAAGTTTTGGGAGAAGGATTGGTAGAAATTAGCCAAACCTTACTGCAATATGATGAATATTGGCTTTCTGCTGCCAACGAAGGTGACGTATTTTTTGATGAAGGCGAGGCAGGAGATTACGTAAATGAATTATTTACTGACTCTGCCCAAAGATATCTCAGTGAACCAAGTTACAGTTCTGATAGATCGAATGAACCTTTATCTATACCTGTAACCCAGAATGTTATTGTGATGATTACAGCAGCTTATGAAGGAGAAGTACCAGAGTTGGAAACTGATCTTTCTAACGTTCAAGCACTTAAGGAAGGCTTGAAAGCATTGATAAATTTGCATTATAAACATAGATTCAAAGCAATCCAAGTACATTTCTCGCCAGCGCAATTGGGCGATGAACTCACTAGCGACCAACTGTTGCAATATTACCCAGAATTGATTCCTTTGTAA
- a CDS encoding pentapeptide repeat-containing protein has product MTVEELLEQYAAGVLNFNGVDLSEANLSGAKLSGVNLSDANLSIVNLSGANLSEANLSNAKLNVARLSGANLSSAILNNASLNVTNLIRADLSRAQLKGTSLIRAELIRADLSRADLLEANLTSADLREATLRQANLRHANLSEAVLKGASLTGANLEMANLNASDLSRCDISGANLRDAELRQAILRHANLSGADLSGANLRWADLSGANLRWADLSGAKLSGATLIGADLSNANLTNTIFIHADLTQAKLIRAEWIGADLTGATLTGAKLYATSRFGLKTEGMICEWVDLSPAGDRSIIQNFHSQDSRDFFNETPPTIRIIVDAAIEHEANFALAGAYYQIAQEYRGLKQPPSMESGARRTVFTFHVDSDEALFSTAYIAILPFLDAVSTQKNISRIVEMINNEVVGNQNLKSLKSPQIMEKLNIFIEQAMSQATTIKQMKKNIEVAGKLNFCKAPTQIILTNSSAHTLIAHDNPQFGKRFINRSALNASAYDDISNEATKYILPSLNMVMDFVKGFHYISY; this is encoded by the coding sequence ATGACTGTAGAGGAATTACTGGAACAATACGCGGCAGGAGTCTTAAACTTTAATGGTGTTGACCTCTCGGAAGCTAACCTGAGTGGGGCGAAACTCAGTGGCGTGAATCTTAGCGATGCTAATTTGAGTATAGTCAACCTGAGCGGTGCAAATCTGAGTGAAGCTAACTTGAGCAATGCCAAGCTGAATGTAGCAAGACTGAGTGGTGCAAATTTATCTAGCGCCATCTTGAATAACGCCAGTCTCAACGTTACTAATTTGATTCGAGCGGATCTTAGTCGCGCTCAACTTAAAGGAACCTCATTGATCCGCGCCGAATTAATTCGTGCTGATCTCAGTCGCGCCGATCTGTTGGAGGCTAACCTCACCAGTGCCGATCTGCGAGAGGCGACACTCCGCCAAGCGAATCTCCGTCACGCTAATTTGAGTGAGGCCGTATTAAAAGGCGCTTCCTTGACGGGAGCCAACTTGGAGATGGCTAACTTAAATGCCAGTGATCTCAGTCGTTGTGACATTAGCGGCGCAAATTTGCGAGATGCCGAACTCAGACAAGCGATTCTCAGACATGCTAACTTGAGCGGAGCAGATTTGAGCGGGGCGAATCTCCGGTGGGCAGATTTGAGCGGCGCAAATCTCCGGTGGGCAGATTTAAGCGGCGCAAAATTGAGCGGGGCTACTTTAATTGGCGCAGATTTAAGCAATGCCAATTTAACGAATACAATTTTCATCCACGCCGATTTAACTCAGGCAAAATTAATCAGGGCGGAATGGATTGGTGCTGACTTAACAGGAGCAACATTAACTGGGGCAAAACTTTATGCCACCTCCAGGTTTGGTTTAAAAACCGAAGGCATGATTTGTGAATGGGTTGATCTTAGCCCGGCAGGCGATCGCTCTATTATCCAAAACTTCCATTCCCAAGATTCACGAGATTTTTTTAACGAAACACCGCCAACAATCCGAATTATTGTTGATGCAGCCATAGAACACGAAGCCAACTTTGCTCTTGCTGGCGCTTATTATCAAATTGCTCAGGAATACCGGGGGCTGAAACAACCCCCAAGTATGGAAAGCGGGGCCCGTCGAACTGTTTTCACATTTCATGTAGATAGCGACGAAGCATTATTTTCCACTGCTTACATTGCGATTCTTCCCTTTTTAGATGCGGTATCTACCCAAAAGAATATTTCCAGGATAGTGGAAATGATTAACAATGAAGTTGTTGGGAACCAAAATTTAAAATCGCTAAAATCACCCCAGATCATGGAAAAATTAAATATTTTTATAGAGCAAGCGATGAGTCAGGCTACAACAATTAAACAGATGAAAAAAAATATCGAAGTAGCTGGAAAGTTAAATTTTTGTAAAGCACCAACCCAAATAATTTTAACAAATTCCAGCGCCCACACTTTGATTGCCCATGACAATCCCCAGTTTGGAAAAAGATTTATTAATCGCTCTGCTCTCAATGCTTCAGCTTATGATGATATATCTAATGAAGCAACAAAATATATATTGCCTTCGTTAAATATGGTTATGGATTTTGTTAAAGGATTTCACTATATTAGTTATTAA
- a CDS encoding prephenate/arogenate dehydrogenase — protein MNIGILGLGLIGGSLGFDLRSQGHHILGVSRRESTCQKAVALGSVDQASVDLSLLAAAEVVFICTPLALIVPQFKEMIAHLSAATVVTDVGSAKAQIVKAISPLWDNFIGGHPMAGRTDSGIEAAQRDLFVDKPYVLTPIATTKTSAITVVEEIVRSLGAKIYYCQPEQHDRAVSWISHLPVMVSSSLIAACLSETDPDVLELAQKFASSGFRDTSRVGGGNPELGVMMARYNRQALLRSLQQYRHNLDELTNLIEQENWAALEQKLKSTGKARLNFVD, from the coding sequence ATGAATATTGGGATTTTAGGACTGGGACTGATAGGCGGATCTTTGGGTTTTGATTTGCGATCGCAAGGACATCATATCTTAGGAGTCAGTCGCCGTGAATCCACTTGCCAAAAGGCAGTTGCTCTCGGCAGTGTTGATCAAGCATCCGTTGATCTGAGCCTATTGGCAGCCGCAGAGGTTGTATTTATTTGTACACCTCTAGCGCTTATTGTGCCCCAATTTAAGGAAATGATCGCTCATTTGTCTGCCGCTACCGTTGTAACTGATGTGGGTTCAGCGAAAGCACAGATAGTCAAGGCGATTTCTCCCCTTTGGGATAATTTTATCGGCGGTCATCCAATGGCGGGAAGGACAGATAGTGGCATAGAAGCTGCACAGCGAGATTTATTTGTTGATAAACCTTATGTATTAACACCGATAGCTACAACAAAAACTAGTGCAATTACGGTTGTGGAGGAAATTGTGCGATCGCTTGGCGCTAAAATCTACTATTGTCAACCAGAGCAACATGACCGCGCTGTTAGTTGGATTTCTCATTTACCTGTAATGGTCAGTTCCTCATTAATTGCTGCTTGTTTGAGTGAAACTGACCCCGATGTTTTGGAATTAGCCCAAAAGTTTGCTAGTTCAGGTTTTCGGGATACTAGCCGTGTGGGTGGTGGGAATCCAGAGTTGGGTGTGATGATGGCCCGGTATAATCGTCAAGCATTGCTGCGATCGCTGCAACAGTATCGTCACAATCTCGATGAGTTGACTAACTTAATTGAGCAAGAAAATTGGGCAGCTTTAGAGCAAAAGTTGAAATCAACGGGAAAGGCACGACTTAATTTTGTTGATTAG
- a CDS encoding DUF3122 domain-containing protein: protein MKRKFLQYFWRCALVVFLALTGCGWSVQSAQALLRQHHDSPGVLRYHSQVSIKDEKGYAWQVLLFKQNYNSAVKELRLRLVAFPGVVEIAHPQPLLIETAAGRLLNASDAYALNAPVPNVGEYNLTTKSSVLKIPSPKKDYEEVGLR from the coding sequence ATGAAGCGAAAATTCCTACAATATTTTTGGCGTTGTGCCCTAGTTGTGTTTCTAGCATTAACTGGATGTGGATGGAGTGTGCAGTCAGCACAAGCACTGCTGCGTCAACACCATGATTCTCCTGGTGTCTTACGCTACCACTCACAAGTATCTATCAAAGATGAAAAAGGATATGCTTGGCAAGTGCTACTGTTCAAACAGAATTACAACAGTGCCGTAAAAGAGTTGCGGTTGCGCTTGGTTGCTTTTCCGGGTGTCGTTGAAATTGCTCACCCCCAACCATTGTTGATTGAGACAGCAGCAGGAAGATTACTGAATGCATCGGATGCATACGCTCTAAATGCACCCGTCCCTAATGTGGGCGAATATAACTTAACTACAAAGTCATCGGTACTTAAAATACCTTCGCCAAAAAAAGACTATGAAGAGGTAGGGCTGAGGTAG
- a CDS encoding polysaccharide deacetylase family protein, translating into MSNCKLSLFLKVATITLAAGVSSVSISLLVGTTRLDQLVGIQKPKSESAKTILDRAMSASAQSITAATVQMNEVPKPFQGTIIYQAKLKANEKVIALTFDDGPSPKNTAQILEILKKNNVKATFFMVGQMVKYFPQVAKQVAADGHVIGNHTWHHWYFQMDGATASSEIDRTADIIYKTTGEKTTLFRPPGGFLNNGLAQYAKNEKYAVMMWSEQSGDAERRSPQVPGLVTNVLKQAKPGAIVLLHDGGGNRSKSVKALPEMIAGLKAQGYRFVTIPQLLEMQAQEQSAVTAVSSVTTSHEHPNH; encoded by the coding sequence GTGTCTAATTGTAAATTATCGCTATTCCTAAAGGTAGCCACTATTACATTAGCTGCTGGTGTAAGTAGTGTAAGTATCAGTCTGCTTGTAGGCACAACTAGACTTGACCAGCTGGTGGGAATTCAAAAGCCAAAAAGCGAGAGTGCTAAAACGATTTTAGATAGGGCAATGAGTGCATCTGCTCAGTCTATCACCGCAGCCACAGTTCAGATGAATGAAGTGCCAAAGCCTTTTCAGGGAACAATCATTTATCAAGCGAAACTAAAAGCAAATGAGAAAGTCATCGCCCTGACTTTTGATGATGGCCCTAGCCCCAAAAATACGGCGCAGATTTTAGAAATTTTGAAGAAAAATAATGTCAAGGCGACATTCTTCATGGTTGGGCAAATGGTGAAATATTTTCCCCAAGTTGCCAAGCAAGTGGCTGCTGATGGTCATGTAATTGGCAACCATACATGGCATCATTGGTATTTTCAAATGGATGGAGCCACTGCATCTAGTGAAATTGATCGCACAGCAGACATCATCTACAAGACGACAGGAGAGAAAACGACTCTGTTTCGTCCCCCCGGTGGCTTTCTGAATAATGGACTAGCCCAATACGCCAAAAATGAGAAGTACGCTGTCATGATGTGGTCAGAACAGTCGGGAGACGCTGAACGTCGTTCGCCTCAAGTGCCAGGGCTGGTAACAAATGTGCTGAAACAGGCAAAACCAGGTGCAATTGTACTGTTGCATGATGGGGGCGGTAATCGTTCCAAATCTGTCAAGGCTTTACCAGAAATGATCGCAGGTTTGAAGGCCCAAGGCTATCGATTTGTGACGATTCCCCAATTGCTAGAAATGCAAGCCCAAGAACAAAGTGCAGTAACAGCAGTATCATCTGTGACCACAAGTCATGAACATCCAAACCATTAG
- a CDS encoding XdhC family protein, whose amino-acid sequence MLNFYQQLAKTLKKDAVVLATVTSTKGSTPREVGAKMFITADGKTFGTIGGGAGEAKVYQQALQVLQTGKKQFVEIDLSGAPQRETQGVCGGTMQVLLELWSGSESLNLVNQIINTLTSGRLATIIMPFNTGEKPYLLLQTEVIASLHSTALIEPLLPPPTLLIIGAGHIAISLAQITKIAGFQVIVQDDRSDFATKERFPEASLVLAEPITSIQEILNINTNLYVALVTRGYLEDLAVLRLLCKYKVQYIGMVGSSKRVSTVYKILQNEGCTPEFLHQIYAPIGLDIGALTPEEIAVSICAELIKVRRGGTGTSLSGKI is encoded by the coding sequence ATGCTTAACTTCTACCAACAACTAGCAAAAACCTTAAAAAAAGATGCTGTAGTTTTAGCCACCGTCACCAGCACCAAAGGTTCCACACCCAGAGAAGTAGGCGCGAAAATGTTCATTACCGCCGATGGTAAAACATTTGGAACAATTGGCGGTGGCGCTGGGGAAGCAAAAGTTTATCAGCAAGCTTTGCAAGTATTGCAAACAGGTAAAAAACAATTTGTAGAAATTGATTTATCTGGCGCACCGCAACGAGAAACTCAAGGCGTTTGTGGTGGCACAATGCAGGTATTATTAGAGTTATGGTCAGGCAGTGAAAGCTTAAACTTAGTCAATCAGATTATAAATACTTTAACATCTGGGCGTTTGGCAACAATTATCATGCCGTTTAATACAGGTGAAAAACCCTACTTACTACTACAAACAGAAGTAATTGCATCTCTACACAGCACAGCATTAATTGAACCTTTACTACCACCGCCAACACTTTTGATTATTGGCGCAGGGCATATTGCCATTTCCCTAGCGCAGATTACCAAAATAGCAGGTTTTCAAGTTATTGTACAAGACGATCGCTCCGATTTTGCCACGAAAGAAAGATTTCCTGAAGCGTCGCTGGTGTTAGCAGAACCTATCACCTCAATTCAGGAAATATTAAATATAAATACTAATTTATATGTTGCTTTAGTTACTAGAGGTTATTTAGAAGATTTAGCAGTTTTACGGCTGCTATGCAAGTATAAAGTACAATATATCGGCATGGTTGGCAGCAGCAAACGGGTTAGTACTGTATACAAAATATTGCAAAATGAAGGTTGCACACCCGAATTTTTGCATCAAATATATGCACCAATTGGTTTAGATATTGGCGCTTTAACACCAGAAGAAATTGCAGTTAGTATCTGTGCTGAGTTAATTAAAGTTCGGCGTGGTGGCACTGGGACTTCTTTATCTGGAAAAATCTAA